In Methylomagnum ishizawai, one DNA window encodes the following:
- the cysS gene encoding cysteine--tRNA ligase: MLTIYNTLTRQKETFVPIEPGRARLYVCGMTVYDYCHLGHARVMVVFDIVARYLRHLGYTVTYVRNVTDIDDKIIKRANDNGEPYTALTGRFIEAMHADERALGVLPPDVEPRATGSIAEMLAMIETLIGRGYAYVGGNGDVFYAVSKFQGYGRLSGKNLDELRAGERVDVDAAKRDPLDFVLWKRAKPGEPSWESPWGPGRPGWHIECSAMSTCCLGNHFDIHGGGMDLQFPHHENEIAQSEGATGEKFVNLWMHNGFVRVNEEKMSKSLGNFFTVREILNRYRPEAVRFFILNSHYRSPLNYCDENLDEANAALTRLYTALRGVEPVAQAGIGAAYRTRFGAAMDDDFNTPEAVAVLFELARELNKARTEQPEATAGLAAVLRELGAVLGLLGTDPEEFLQGGVAEEDSGLDAAAIEALIQQRLDARKNKNWAEADRIRNELKEQGIVLEDGAGGTTWRRE, translated from the coding sequence ATGCTGACCATCTACAACACCCTCACCCGCCAGAAAGAAACCTTCGTTCCCATCGAGCCGGGCCGGGCCCGCTTGTATGTCTGCGGCATGACCGTGTACGACTATTGCCATCTGGGCCATGCCAGGGTGATGGTGGTGTTCGATATCGTGGCCCGTTATCTCCGGCATCTGGGCTATACAGTGACTTATGTCCGCAATGTCACCGATATCGACGACAAGATCATCAAGCGGGCCAACGACAACGGCGAACCTTACACCGCCCTGACCGGGCGTTTCATCGAGGCCATGCATGCGGACGAACGGGCCTTGGGCGTGTTGCCGCCCGATGTGGAGCCACGGGCCACGGGTTCCATCGCCGAGATGCTGGCGATGATCGAGACCTTGATCGGGCGCGGCTATGCCTATGTCGGCGGCAATGGCGATGTGTTCTACGCCGTGTCGAAGTTCCAGGGCTATGGACGCTTGTCCGGCAAGAACCTGGACGAACTCCGGGCCGGCGAGCGGGTGGACGTGGACGCGGCCAAGCGCGATCCTTTGGATTTCGTGCTGTGGAAGCGGGCGAAGCCGGGCGAGCCTTCGTGGGAGTCGCCGTGGGGACCGGGCCGTCCCGGTTGGCATATCGAATGCTCGGCCATGTCCACCTGCTGCCTCGGAAACCATTTCGATATCCACGGCGGCGGCATGGACCTACAATTCCCGCATCACGAGAACGAGATCGCCCAGTCGGAAGGCGCGACCGGCGAGAAATTCGTGAATCTGTGGATGCACAATGGCTTCGTGCGGGTGAACGAGGAGAAGATGTCGAAGTCGCTCGGCAACTTCTTCACGGTGCGGGAAATCCTGAACCGTTATCGCCCGGAGGCCGTGCGCTTCTTCATCCTCAACAGCCATTACCGCAGTCCCTTGAACTACTGCGACGAGAACCTGGACGAAGCCAACGCGGCCCTGACCCGGTTGTATACCGCGCTGCGTGGCGTGGAGCCGGTGGCCCAGGCCGGAATCGGCGCGGCTTACCGGACGCGGTTCGGCGCGGCGATGGACGATGATTTCAATACGCCCGAGGCGGTGGCGGTGTTGTTCGAACTGGCCCGCGAACTGAACAAGGCGCGTACCGAGCAGCCGGAGGCAACGGCGGGTTTGGCGGCGGTGTTGCGGGAGTTGGGCGCGGTATTGGGTTTGCTCGGGACCGACCCGGAAGAATTCCTCCAGGGCGGGGTGGCCGAAGAGGATTCCGGCTTGGACGCCGCCGCCATCGAAGCCTTGATCCAGCAACGGCTGGATGCCCGCAAAAATAAGAACTGGGCCGAGGCCGACCGGATTCGCAATGAGTTGAAGGAACAGGGGATTGTGCTGGAAGATGGGGCGGGGGGGACGACTTGGCGGAGGGAATAG
- a CDS encoding cob(I)yrinic acid a,c-diamide adenosyltransferase encodes MGHRLTRIYTRTGDTGTTGLGDGSRIDKDAPRVAAYGELDELNSHLGLVLAHGLPDEVRDCLIEVQHRLFDLGGDLCIPGRASLEQSHVEGLERWLDYFNERLPPLKDFILPGGGPSAAHCQVARTVCRRAERTLTTLARAEPVAPVALAWVNRLSDLLFVLARILAQGGETLWQPGRPPILPPR; translated from the coding sequence ATGGGCCACCGACTCACCCGCATCTACACCCGCACCGGCGACACCGGCACCACCGGCCTCGGCGATGGCAGCCGCATCGACAAGGACGCCCCCCGCGTCGCGGCCTATGGCGAACTGGACGAACTCAACAGCCATCTCGGGCTGGTCCTGGCCCACGGCCTCCCCGACGAAGTCCGCGATTGCCTGATCGAAGTCCAGCACCGATTGTTCGACCTGGGCGGCGACCTCTGCATCCCCGGCCGCGCCAGCCTGGAGCAAAGCCATGTCGAGGGACTGGAACGCTGGCTGGATTATTTCAACGAGCGCCTGCCGCCGCTCAAGGACTTCATCCTGCCCGGCGGCGGCCCGTCCGCCGCCCATTGCCAGGTGGCCCGCACCGTCTGCCGCCGCGCCGAACGCACCCTCACCACCCTGGCCCGCGCCGAGCCGGTCGCGCCGGTGGCCCTGGCCTGGGTCAACCGGCTATCCGACCTTTTGTTCGTGCTGGCGCGGATACTGGCCCAGGGCGGCGAAACCCTGTGGCAACCCGGACGCCCCCCCATCCTGCCACCGCGTTGA
- the gltX gene encoding glutamate--tRNA ligase, protein MTGEANQAAPRPWAKVAPPKPLLLKFPAILLSFIASMNPTKTRFAPSPTGLMHIGNARTALFSALYGESFLLRIEDTDAERSRREFVDELLADLRWMGLPWQEGPQTAEPGPDYFQSRRGAVYQRYYDALEQNGLAYPCFCTPRELEISRKIQLSSGQPPRYTGKCAHLNPEEVARKRAEGLEPTLRFKVPKRETVEFLDGVRGPQKFATDDIGDFIIRRADGSAAFFFCNAIDDALMGVTHVLRGEDHLANTPRQLLVLKALDLPAPQYAHNSLILGDDGAPLSKRNGSRSIAQLREEGYFPLALLNMLARLGHHYDSEDIMDFAALKARFDLSRLGKSPARFDIDHLKHWQQLAVRSADPATLKPWLHAETRALVPEDQLAAFLDIVRSNCLFPAEADGWARILFADELKAEPDMAAAARGAGEAFFLAALDAATLAGADFDAFMKALKAKTGAKGKGLFLPLRAALTGRHDGPELGALYRILDPARLHRRLAEFTYESE, encoded by the coding sequence GTGACAGGGGAAGCCAATCAAGCCGCTCCCCGGCCCTGGGCCAAGGTTGCCCCGCCCAAACCCTTGTTGCTAAAGTTCCCGGCCATCCTCCTTTCCTTCATCGCTTCCATGAACCCGACCAAAACCCGTTTCGCCCCGAGTCCCACCGGGCTGATGCACATCGGCAACGCCCGCACGGCCTTGTTCAGCGCCCTGTATGGCGAAAGCTTCCTGCTCCGCATCGAGGACACCGACGCCGAGCGCAGCCGCCGCGAATTCGTCGATGAACTCCTGGCCGACTTGCGCTGGATGGGCCTCCCCTGGCAGGAAGGTCCGCAAACCGCCGAACCCGGCCCGGATTATTTCCAGTCCCGCCGCGGGGCGGTCTACCAGCGCTATTACGACGCGCTGGAACAGAACGGCTTGGCCTATCCCTGTTTCTGCACCCCGCGTGAACTGGAAATCTCCCGCAAGATTCAACTCAGTTCCGGCCAGCCGCCGCGCTACACCGGCAAATGCGCCCATCTCAACCCCGAGGAAGTGGCCCGCAAACGCGCCGAAGGCTTGGAACCCACCCTGCGGTTCAAGGTGCCGAAGCGGGAAACCGTGGAATTCCTGGACGGGGTGCGCGGACCGCAGAAATTCGCCACCGACGATATCGGCGATTTCATCATCCGCCGGGCCGATGGCAGCGCCGCGTTCTTTTTCTGCAACGCCATCGACGACGCCTTGATGGGCGTGACCCATGTTTTGCGCGGCGAGGACCATCTCGCCAACACGCCCCGGCAATTGCTGGTGCTGAAAGCCTTGGACCTGCCCGCGCCGCAATATGCCCATAATTCGCTGATCCTGGGCGACGACGGCGCGCCCCTGTCCAAGCGCAACGGCAGCCGCAGTATCGCCCAGTTGCGGGAGGAGGGTTATTTCCCGCTGGCCTTGCTCAATATGCTGGCCCGGCTCGGCCACCATTACGACAGCGAGGACATCATGGATTTCGCCGCGCTCAAGGCCCGGTTCGATCTCTCGCGCCTGGGCAAATCCCCGGCCCGTTTCGATATCGACCATCTCAAGCACTGGCAGCAACTGGCGGTGCGGTCGGCGGACCCCGCCACGCTCAAGCCCTGGTTGCACGCCGAGACCCGCGCCCTGGTGCCGGAAGACCAACTCGCCGCCTTCCTCGATATCGTCCGCAGCAATTGCCTGTTCCCCGCCGAGGCCGATGGATGGGCGCGTATCCTGTTCGCCGACGAATTGAAGGCCGAGCCGGACATGGCGGCGGCGGCGCGGGGCGCGGGCGAAGCTTTCTTCCTGGCCGCGCTCGACGCCGCGACCCTGGCCGGGGCGGATTTCGACGCCTTCATGAAAGCGCTCAAGGCCAAGACCGGGGCCAAGGGCAAGGGTTTGTTCCTGCCGCTCCGCGCCGCCTTGACCGGACGCCACGACGGCCCGGAACTCGGCGCCCTGTACCGCATCCTGGACCCCGCCCGCTTGCACCGCCGCCTGGCCGAATTCACCTATGAGTCCGAATAA
- the rraA gene encoding ribonuclease E activity regulator RraA: MIFKTSDLCDQFAESKRLQIAEPLLRSFGGHTAFSGRITTLKVFEDPVKIREILGEKSEGGVLVVDGGGSHRCALLGADLAKLACDHGWEGIIVYGCIRDSVEIGRLPLGVRALHTHPLRSHKRGTGERDILITFAGVNFRTGHYLYADEDGIVVADDPLV, from the coding sequence ATGATCTTCAAAACCTCCGACCTCTGCGATCAATTCGCCGAATCCAAACGCTTGCAAATCGCCGAACCGCTGTTGCGTTCCTTCGGCGGGCACACCGCCTTCTCGGGCCGCATCACCACGCTCAAGGTGTTCGAGGACCCCGTGAAAATCCGCGAAATCCTGGGCGAAAAATCCGAAGGCGGCGTCCTGGTGGTGGACGGCGGCGGCTCGCACCGCTGCGCCCTGCTGGGGGCGGACCTCGCCAAGCTGGCCTGCGACCACGGCTGGGAAGGCATCATCGTCTACGGCTGCATCCGCGATTCGGTCGAGATCGGCCGCCTGCCCCTCGGCGTCCGCGCCTTGCACACCCATCCGCTCCGCAGTCACAAGCGCGGCACGGGCGAAAGAGACATCCTCATCACCTTCGCCGGGGTCAATTTCCGCACCGGCCATTACCTCTACGCCGACGAGGATGGCATCGTCGTCGCCGACGACCCCTTGGTGTAA
- a CDS encoding glycine-rich domain-containing protein — protein sequence MSKLTPLLQWAFLAIPGWAALRALRAKFADGGRRKRRDYIDGYAFPPGLIQRAAKKRPGLAPDDWALVERGLRQFFRVYLDGGQKFVSMPSQIVDEVWHEFILYTKNYELFCGRAFGRFLHHTPAAVLGPARRKSNEGLRRTWWYACRAEGIDPKAPHRLPLLFALDAQLGIGDGFHYVPDCAALRRNGRGDCYCGGDFSDSGIDGDLDGFGGEGDAGDGDSGGDGGCGGGD from the coding sequence ATGTCGAAGCTGACCCCCCTGCTCCAATGGGCATTCCTCGCCATCCCCGGCTGGGCGGCGCTACGGGCGCTACGCGCCAAATTCGCCGACGGCGGGCGGCGGAAACGGCGCGACTACATCGACGGCTACGCCTTCCCGCCCGGACTCATCCAACGGGCGGCGAAAAAACGGCCCGGTTTGGCCCCGGACGATTGGGCACTGGTCGAGCGGGGCTTGCGCCAATTTTTCCGGGTCTATCTCGATGGCGGCCAAAAATTCGTGTCCATGCCTTCCCAGATCGTGGACGAGGTCTGGCATGAATTCATCCTCTACACCAAGAATTACGAGCTGTTCTGTGGCCGGGCCTTCGGGCGCTTCCTGCACCACACGCCCGCCGCCGTCCTCGGCCCCGCCCGGCGCAAGAGCAACGAAGGCTTGCGCCGGACCTGGTGGTACGCCTGCCGGGCCGAGGGCATCGACCCCAAAGCCCCGCACCGGCTACCCCTGCTGTTCGCGCTGGATGCCCAGTTGGGCATCGGCGATGGCTTCCATTACGTCCCCGATTGCGCGGCCTTGCGCCGGAACGGGCGCGGCGATTGCTATTGCGGCGGGGATTTCTCGGACAGCGGGATCGATGGCGACCTGGACGGCTTCGGCGGCGAGGGCGACGCCGGGGATGGCGATTCGGGCGGCGACGGCGGTTGCGGCGGCGGCGATTGA
- the ispH gene encoding 4-hydroxy-3-methylbut-2-enyl diphosphate reductase gives MEIILANPRGFCAGVDRAIEIVERGIEVFGAPLYVRHEVVHNTHVVDGLRQRGAVFVEELAEVPENSTVIFSAHGVSKAIQEEAKERGLQVFDATCPLVTKVHIEVHHHAHAGREIIFIGHAGHPEVEGTMGQYDNPEGGIYLVESPADVADLQVKNPDNLAYVTQTTLSLDDTQAVVDTLKTRFPNINGPKKDDICYATQNRQDAVKKLAGRCDVILVVGSPNSSNSNRLREIAEKLGKAAYLIDDAEELQREWVEGANAIGVTAGASAPENLVTQVVAKLKEWGGIAVTENRGIEEKVVFSLPKELRRSA, from the coding sequence ATGGAAATCATTCTCGCCAATCCCCGCGGCTTCTGCGCGGGCGTGGACCGCGCCATCGAAATCGTCGAACGCGGCATCGAAGTCTTCGGCGCACCGCTCTACGTGCGCCACGAAGTGGTCCACAACACCCATGTCGTGGATGGATTGCGCCAACGCGGCGCGGTATTCGTGGAGGAATTGGCGGAGGTGCCCGAGAATTCCACGGTGATCTTCAGCGCCCACGGGGTCTCGAAAGCCATCCAGGAAGAAGCCAAGGAACGCGGCCTGCAAGTGTTCGACGCCACCTGCCCCCTCGTCACCAAGGTCCATATCGAAGTCCACCACCACGCCCACGCCGGTCGCGAAATCATCTTTATCGGCCACGCCGGCCACCCGGAGGTGGAAGGCACCATGGGCCAGTACGACAACCCCGAGGGCGGCATCTACCTGGTGGAATCGCCCGCCGACGTGGCGGATTTGCAGGTGAAGAACCCGGACAACCTGGCCTATGTGACCCAGACCACCCTGTCGCTGGACGATACCCAGGCCGTGGTCGATACCCTGAAAACCCGCTTCCCCAATATCAACGGGCCGAAAAAGGACGATATCTGCTACGCCACCCAGAACCGCCAGGACGCGGTGAAGAAACTGGCGGGGCGCTGCGATGTGATCCTGGTGGTGGGTTCGCCCAACAGCTCGAACTCGAACCGGCTGCGGGAAATCGCCGAGAAACTGGGCAAGGCGGCCTATCTGATCGACGACGCAGAGGAACTCCAGCGGGAATGGGTGGAAGGCGCGAACGCCATCGGCGTCACCGCCGGCGCCTCGGCCCCGGAAAACCTGGTGACCCAGGTGGTGGCCAAGCTCAAGGAATGGGGCGGCATCGCCGTGACCGAGAACCGCGGCATCGAAGAAAAAGTGGTGTTCTCCCTGCCCAAGGAACTGCGCCGCTCGGCCTGA